A window of Mucilaginibacter paludis DSM 18603 contains these coding sequences:
- a CDS encoding FecR family protein, which yields MSTNTRFEYLFQKYLDHLCTDSERLELMAMIDDEANEQQLSLLMELAWDNQESTIALSQQRARELFAQVINNNNRTVNEDAAPRNRSWFKWAAAAVAALGIAISAVYFSADKTHTAPALLAKTTTEHQLIKLPDGSTVVLNKSSYLTYPAGFTGKTREVNLVGEGYFDIRHDAAHPFIVHTGKLFTTVLGTAFNIKAYSQEKNITVTVTRGKVSVSNSQQVLGVITPNQQIAFDKNAQNMVQLNVNSEKVVEWQSKDLFLTDVTMLQAAQTLEQRFNVKITFANDAVKNCRFTGTFLHGEKFTDILQVICDFNNATSKAVDAEHYIINGAGCP from the coding sequence ATGAGTACTAATACAAGATTTGAGTATCTGTTTCAAAAATACCTGGACCACTTGTGTACCGACAGCGAACGTTTGGAATTGATGGCCATGATAGACGATGAAGCCAACGAGCAACAACTCAGCTTGTTGATGGAATTGGCATGGGATAACCAGGAATCAACCATCGCCCTAAGCCAGCAAAGGGCGCGCGAATTATTCGCCCAGGTAATCAATAATAACAACCGTACAGTTAACGAAGATGCCGCACCCCGAAACAGATCGTGGTTTAAATGGGCGGCAGCAGCCGTAGCGGCATTGGGTATCGCGATATCTGCAGTTTATTTCAGTGCCGATAAAACCCATACCGCACCAGCACTGCTGGCTAAAACCACTACCGAACATCAATTAATTAAACTGCCGGATGGCAGCACCGTGGTTTTAAATAAAAGCAGCTATTTAACTTATCCGGCTGGATTTACCGGAAAAACCCGGGAAGTGAATTTAGTAGGCGAAGGCTATTTTGATATCCGGCATGATGCGGCACACCCCTTTATCGTTCATACGGGGAAACTATTTACCACGGTTTTGGGCACCGCCTTTAACATCAAAGCGTATAGCCAGGAAAAAAACATTACAGTAACCGTAACCCGCGGAAAGGTGAGCGTAAGTAATAGCCAGCAGGTATTGGGCGTGATAACGCCTAACCAGCAGATAGCTTTTGATAAGAATGCTCAGAATATGGTGCAGCTTAACGTTAACTCAGAAAAAGTAGTAGAATGGCAAAGCAAGGATCTTTTTTTAACCGATGTAACTATGCTGCAGGCTGCACAAACGCTTGAGCAACGCTTTAATGTAAAAATAACCTTTGCTAACGATGCCGTTAAGAACTGCCGCTTTACAGGCACTTTTTTACACGGCGAAAAATTTACTGATATTTTGCAGGTGATCTGTGATTTTAATAACGCTACCAGTAAGGCTGTTGATGCAGAGCATTACATCATTAATGGAGCAGGCTGCCCCTAA